The genomic DNA TCGGGCGCCGGTTGACGGTGCAGGGATGGTTCTTCCTGGCGCTGTCGCTCATGGTGCTGCTGGTGGTGATCGGCACCGCGATCGGCGCCAGCCTGCTCAGCCGGACGGCCACCGTCACCGACGATCTGCTCCAGCGCGTCCAGCCCGCCCAGACGGAGGCGTACCGACTGCAGGCCGCCCTGGTCAACCAGGAGACCGGCGTCCGCGGCTACGCGATCGCCGCCGACCGGCAGTTCCTCACCCCCTACACCGGCGGCAAGCAGGACGAGGCCCGCTCGGCGGCGCGGCTGCGCGCACAGCTCCGGGACCGGCCCGAACTCCTCGCGGATCTGCGGGCGGTGGAGCGCGGGGCGGCCGCCTGGCGACAGGACTACGCCGAGCCCCTCGCCGCCGCCGTCAGCCCCGGCCGGCCGGGCGCCGTCGACCAGGCCACCGTGGACAGCGGCAAGCACGAGTTCGACCACCTGCGCACCCTGTGGGCGAAGCAGAACGCCGACCTCGCGAAAGCGGTGAAGGAGGGCCGGGCCCACCTCGCCCACCAGCGGACGGTGCGCGACACCGTCCTGAGCGGCATGGTCGCCGCGTTCCTGCTGACCGGCGTCGCCCTCGCCGTACTCGTACGACGGCTGGTGACCCGGCCCCTGGAGGGGCTGAGCAGAGCGTCGGAACGGGTCGCGGCGGGCGACTTCGCGCACCGCATCACCGGGGAGGGCCCGGCCGACCTCACCGCGGTGTCCGGAGCCGTCGAGGGCATGCGCAGACGGATCGTCGCCGAACTCGACGCCTCCCGCGAAAAGGAGGAGGTACTGGGCCGACAGGCCGCCGAGTTGGACGCCCAGGCCGTGGAACTGCGCCGGTCCAACGCCGAGTTGGAGCAGTTCGCCTACGTCGCCTCGCACGATCTGCAGGAGCCGCTGCGCAAGGTCGCCTCGTTCTGCCAGCTCCTGGAGAAACGCTACGGCGACCAACTGGACGCTCGCGGCCAGCAGTACATCGACTTCGCCGTCGACGGTGCCAAACGCATGCAGGTCCTCATCAACGACCTGCTCACCTTCTCCCGCGTCGGGCGCCTCGACGACACCCGGGAGCGGGTCGGTCTCGGCCCCGCGCTGGACAAGGCGCTGCGGAACCTCGCGACGGCCGTCGAGGAGTCGGACGCCCGGATCGACCGACCCGAGGCCATGCCCGAGATCGTCGGCGACCCGACGCTGCTGACGATGCTCTGGCAGAACCTCGTCGGCAACGCCCTGAAGTTCCGCCACCCCGACCGCACCCCGCACGTCTCCGTCACCTGCGACCCCGACCCCGAGAACCCCGGCATGTGGCGCCTGAGCGTCACCGACAACGGCATC from Streptomyces sp. NBC_01478 includes the following:
- a CDS encoding sensor histidine kinase, whose translation is MAGGTGIGRRLTVQGWFFLALSLMVLLVVIGTAIGASLLSRTATVTDDLLQRVQPAQTEAYRLQAALVNQETGVRGYAIAADRQFLTPYTGGKQDEARSAARLRAQLRDRPELLADLRAVERGAAAWRQDYAEPLAAAVSPGRPGAVDQATVDSGKHEFDHLRTLWAKQNADLAKAVKEGRAHLAHQRTVRDTVLSGMVAAFLLTGVALAVLVRRLVTRPLEGLSRASERVAAGDFAHRITGEGPADLTAVSGAVEGMRRRIVAELDASREKEEVLGRQAAELDAQAVELRRSNAELEQFAYVASHDLQEPLRKVASFCQLLEKRYGDQLDARGQQYIDFAVDGAKRMQVLINDLLTFSRVGRLDDTRERVGLGPALDKALRNLATAVEESDARIDRPEAMPEIVGDPTLLTMLWQNLVGNALKFRHPDRTPHVSVTCDPDPENPGMWRLSVTDNGIGIPEEFKDKVFVIFQRLHSRDAYGGTGIGLALCKKIVEHHGGRIWIDTEAGEGVRFCFTLPSAEETAEATETTEPTETTETAEPAEATEITDDEKALT